A DNA window from Halorubrum sp. DM2 contains the following coding sequences:
- a CDS encoding ATP-NAD kinase, with protein MSEPTRRLAVLGDGEPAAAMRSAATATGARLVDPAESDAIVAVGDAALWDAARAVASADARSVPILPVGDGRYAVDADLAVDRLDAVVAGLGGSEASLDGFACVAHPVLAVDGAGDGRRHFAAANVAFVTATPARISEYEIAFLDGESVSVRADGAVVATPLGSDGYAAAAGGPVVSPGGGLAVVPVAPFTTRPDTWVVTDGVRVTVEREEEPVALVVDGTRRGTVEPHRTVRVETATTVDLLSPTVESG; from the coding sequence ATGAGTGAGCCGACGCGCCGCCTCGCGGTTCTCGGCGACGGCGAGCCGGCAGCGGCGATGCGGTCGGCGGCGACCGCAACGGGCGCACGTCTCGTCGACCCCGCCGAGAGCGATGCGATCGTCGCCGTCGGAGACGCCGCGCTGTGGGACGCTGCGCGCGCGGTCGCGAGCGCGGACGCGCGCTCGGTTCCGATCCTCCCGGTCGGGGACGGCCGCTACGCCGTCGACGCGGACCTCGCGGTCGACCGTCTCGACGCCGTCGTCGCCGGTCTCGGCGGATCCGAGGCGTCGCTCGACGGATTCGCGTGCGTCGCCCATCCGGTCCTCGCGGTCGACGGCGCGGGGGACGGTCGGCGTCATTTCGCGGCGGCGAACGTCGCGTTCGTGACGGCGACGCCCGCCCGGATCTCGGAGTACGAGATCGCGTTCCTCGACGGCGAGTCGGTCTCGGTGCGCGCGGACGGAGCCGTGGTCGCCACACCGCTCGGCAGCGACGGGTACGCGGCCGCGGCCGGCGGCCCGGTGGTGTCGCCGGGGGGCGGACTCGCCGTCGTCCCCGTCGCACCGTTCACTACGCGCCCCGACACGTGGGTCGTGACGGACGGCGTCCGCGTCACCGTCGAGCGCGAGGAGGAGCCGGTCGCGCTGGTCGTCGACGGGACGCGCCGCGGGACCGTCGAGCCGCACCGGACGGTTCGGGTCGAGACCGCGACGACCGTCGATCTCCTCTCGCCGACGGTCGAGAGCGGCTGA
- a CDS encoding M28 family peptidase: MTDWIGETFTSDAGWNHLLDLVDVGTRMAGSAGEREALELTRDAFADAGARNAAIEEFEIQGWERGDSAVRDAATGEPLAVGPNACIALPRSPSGEATGEFVDLAHGVPADFEADLDGKVVMVSSDTPDSVDRFIHRREKYYRAVDAGAAAFVFANHVEGTLPPTGSVGTADAPVGDIPAVGVSKEAGARLGRRNEGDELTVAVDCETPAATSGNAVAELGPDTDEHLIVSSHVDAHDLAEGAMDNGAGTATIVEVARALAAREDELDVRVRFAAFGSEEVGLVGSSVAAEAADREAVRAVVNVDSNVFGRTLRVDHHDFDALADAAERVSDRFDHPISTGEEMVPHSDHWPFVKRGIPGYMISGETEGRGRGWGHTHADTLDKLESRNLREQAILLTELVVDLADADVSIPRRDTDTVAAALEDEGKATGMKLTGDWTF; this comes from the coding sequence ATGACCGACTGGATCGGCGAGACGTTCACGAGCGACGCGGGCTGGAACCACCTCCTCGACTTGGTCGACGTCGGCACCCGAATGGCCGGCTCGGCGGGCGAGCGCGAGGCGCTGGAGCTGACGCGCGACGCGTTCGCCGACGCCGGCGCGCGGAACGCGGCGATAGAGGAGTTCGAGATCCAAGGCTGGGAGCGCGGCGACAGCGCGGTCCGGGACGCCGCGACGGGCGAGCCGCTCGCGGTCGGGCCGAACGCCTGTATCGCGCTGCCGCGAAGCCCGAGCGGCGAGGCGACGGGCGAGTTCGTCGACCTCGCTCACGGCGTCCCCGCGGACTTCGAGGCCGACCTCGACGGCAAGGTCGTGATGGTCTCGTCGGACACCCCCGACTCCGTCGACCGGTTCATCCACCGCCGCGAGAAGTACTACCGCGCCGTCGACGCGGGCGCGGCCGCCTTCGTCTTCGCCAACCACGTCGAGGGGACGCTCCCGCCGACCGGGAGCGTGGGGACCGCGGACGCGCCCGTCGGCGATATCCCCGCCGTCGGCGTCTCGAAGGAAGCGGGCGCGCGGCTCGGGCGGCGGAACGAGGGCGACGAACTGACCGTCGCGGTCGACTGCGAGACGCCCGCGGCGACGAGCGGGAACGCCGTCGCCGAGCTCGGTCCCGACACCGACGAACACCTGATCGTCTCCTCGCACGTCGACGCCCACGACCTCGCGGAGGGCGCGATGGACAACGGCGCGGGCACGGCGACGATAGTCGAGGTCGCGCGGGCGCTCGCGGCCCGGGAAGACGAACTCGACGTGCGGGTGCGGTTCGCCGCGTTCGGCTCCGAGGAGGTCGGACTGGTCGGCTCGTCGGTGGCCGCCGAAGCCGCCGACCGGGAGGCGGTCCGCGCCGTCGTCAACGTCGACAGCAACGTGTTCGGCCGGACCTTACGCGTCGACCACCACGACTTCGACGCGCTCGCGGACGCCGCCGAGCGGGTGAGCGACCGCTTCGATCACCCGATATCGACGGGCGAGGAGATGGTCCCGCACAGCGACCACTGGCCGTTCGTGAAGCGCGGGATCCCGGGGTACATGATCTCCGGCGAGACCGAGGGCCGCGGCCGCGGGTGGGGACACACGCACGCCGACACGCTCGACAAACTGGAGTCGCGGAACCTCAGAGAGCAGGCGATCCTCCTGACCGAACTCGTCGTCGACCTCGCCGACGCCGACGTGTCGATCCCGCGCCGCGACACCGACACCGTCGCCGCGGCACTCGAAGATGAAGGGAAGGCGACCGGGATGAAGCTCACCGGCGACTGGACGTTTTAG
- a CDS encoding DUF420 domain-containing protein — MSTASVRDRAAEHPTAITVLLTIVGYGAVGGVFLVPEFQALFPTLTQGTVDLLAHAIAAVNTVTVLSLSLGWYWIRNDEVKKHAAAMTTSFVLILLFLAMYLPKVAGGGTKEFVLDSTYAWVPLWDWVYPAYLVMLAIHIVLSVVSVPVVLYAIVLGLTHTEQELRTETPHRRVGRIAASAWILSLALGVVTYLLLNHLYDSTFAAAEAATVLLPAVPV, encoded by the coding sequence ATGTCCACCGCCAGCGTCCGCGACAGGGCCGCGGAACACCCCACCGCGATAACCGTCCTCCTCACGATCGTCGGCTACGGGGCCGTCGGTGGCGTGTTCCTCGTCCCCGAGTTCCAAGCGCTGTTCCCGACGCTCACGCAGGGGACCGTCGACCTCCTCGCGCACGCCATCGCCGCCGTCAACACCGTCACCGTACTCTCCCTCTCGCTCGGGTGGTACTGGATCCGCAACGACGAGGTGAAGAAACACGCCGCGGCGATGACGACGTCGTTCGTCCTCATCCTCCTCTTCCTCGCGATGTACCTCCCGAAGGTCGCGGGCGGCGGCACCAAGGAGTTCGTGCTGGACTCGACGTACGCGTGGGTCCCGCTGTGGGACTGGGTGTACCCGGCGTACTTGGTCATGCTCGCGATCCACATCGTCCTCTCCGTGGTTTCGGTGCCCGTCGTCCTCTACGCCATCGTCCTCGGACTCACCCACACGGAGCAGGAACTGCGCACCGAGACGCCGCACCGCCGCGTCGGTCGGATCGCCGCGAGCGCGTGGATCCTCTCGCTCGCGCTCGGCGTCGTCACCTACCTCCTCTTGAACCACCTGTACGACTCGACGTTCGCGGCCGCCGAGGCCGCGACGGTCCTCCTGCCGGCCGTTCCGGTCTGA
- a CDS encoding NAD(P)-dependent glycerol-1-phosphate dehydrogenase: MFEKTTWIKLPRNVLVGHDVLDDLGEAVGDLYLTGRPLIVTSPTPNEIAGDRVRAQFDDPATAVVEEASFAAVEELKETAEAVDPGYLIALGGGKPIDIAKMAADHLDVGFVSVPTVASHDGIVSGRSSIPEGDTRHSVAADPPLAVVADTTLIADAPWRLTTAGCADIISNYTAVKDWRLARRLRNVEYSEYAGALSEMTAELLVENADMIRPGLEESAWVVVKALVSSGVAMSIAGSSRPASGAEHLISHQLDRIAPGKALHGHQVGVASIMTEYLHSGENGRWNAIRDALAELDAPTTAGELGIDDAELIAALTSAHEIRDRYTILQGGINEEAAIEVATATGVIDD; this comes from the coding sequence ATGTTCGAGAAGACGACGTGGATCAAGCTCCCGCGGAACGTCCTCGTGGGACACGACGTCCTCGACGACCTCGGAGAGGCGGTCGGCGACCTCTACCTCACGGGACGGCCGCTGATCGTGACCAGCCCGACGCCGAACGAGATCGCCGGCGACCGCGTCCGGGCACAGTTCGACGACCCCGCGACAGCCGTCGTCGAGGAGGCCTCCTTCGCGGCCGTCGAGGAGCTGAAAGAGACCGCGGAGGCGGTCGACCCCGGCTACCTGATAGCGCTGGGCGGCGGGAAGCCGATCGACATCGCGAAGATGGCCGCCGACCACCTCGACGTCGGCTTCGTCTCCGTCCCGACGGTCGCCTCCCACGACGGGATCGTCTCCGGTCGGTCGTCGATCCCCGAGGGCGACACGCGCCACTCGGTCGCCGCCGACCCGCCGCTCGCCGTCGTCGCGGACACGACGCTGATCGCGGACGCGCCGTGGCGGCTCACCACCGCGGGCTGTGCGGACATCATCTCCAACTACACCGCCGTGAAGGACTGGCGGCTCGCCCGTCGCCTGCGAAACGTCGAGTACAGCGAGTACGCGGGCGCGCTCTCGGAGATGACCGCGGAGCTGCTCGTCGAGAACGCCGACATGATCCGGCCGGGGTTAGAGGAGTCGGCGTGGGTGGTCGTGAAGGCGCTCGTCTCCTCGGGCGTCGCGATGTCCATCGCCGGCTCCTCGCGGCCCGCCTCCGGCGCGGAACACCTCATCTCCCACCAGCTCGACCGCATCGCGCCCGGGAAGGCGCTCCACGGCCACCAGGTCGGCGTCGCGTCGATCATGACCGAGTACCTCCACAGCGGCGAGAACGGCCGGTGGAACGCCATCCGCGACGCGCTCGCCGAACTCGACGCCCCGACGACGGCGGGCGAACTCGGGATCGACGACGCGGAGCTGATCGCCGCCCTGACGAGCGCCCACGAGATCCGCGACCGCTACACGATCCTGCAAGGTGGGATCAACGAGGAGGCCGCGATCGAGGTCGCGACCGCGACCGGCGTCATCGACGACTGA
- a CDS encoding LysE family translocator gives MSSFVTLGAGVVFGLALAAPPGPMNAVIAEESVLRGRLAGVRAGLGAATADAIFFVLAYVGVVAVVESFPLLQGFMVAVGGVLMLYFAVDAARGARASFRPTESEEPVVAEGKGFRKALVLALTNPYQVLFWLTIGVGLLQPGELDVLARLPVVGADLAGTFVVATGSPALIVGFFLGVLLWVTGFPTGLVAAERRIETFAPVVAVGSAVVLAGFGVYFLYDAATTLSALAA, from the coding sequence GTGAGTAGCTTCGTCACGCTCGGCGCGGGCGTCGTCTTCGGACTGGCGCTCGCGGCCCCGCCCGGCCCGATGAACGCGGTGATCGCCGAGGAGTCGGTCCTCCGGGGTCGGCTCGCCGGGGTCAGGGCCGGTCTCGGAGCCGCGACGGCCGACGCGATCTTCTTCGTTCTCGCGTACGTCGGCGTCGTCGCGGTCGTGGAGTCGTTCCCGCTGTTACAGGGCTTCATGGTCGCGGTCGGCGGCGTCTTGATGCTGTACTTCGCCGTCGATGCGGCGCGGGGCGCGCGAGCGTCGTTCCGCCCGACCGAGAGCGAGGAGCCGGTCGTCGCGGAGGGGAAGGGGTTCCGCAAGGCGCTGGTGCTCGCCCTGACGAACCCGTACCAGGTGCTGTTCTGGCTGACCATCGGCGTCGGACTCCTCCAGCCCGGCGAGCTCGACGTCCTCGCCCGGCTCCCCGTCGTCGGCGCTGACCTCGCCGGGACGTTCGTCGTCGCCACCGGATCGCCCGCGCTCATCGTCGGCTTCTTCCTCGGCGTGTTGCTCTGGGTCACCGGGTTCCCGACCGGACTCGTCGCCGCGGAGCGCCGGATCGAGACGTTCGCGCCGGTCGTCGCCGTCGGCTCCGCCGTCGTGCTCGCCGGCTTCGGCGTCTACTTCCTCTACGACGCGGCGACGACGCTCTCGGCGCTGGCCGCCTGA
- a CDS encoding DUF2103 domain-containing protein has product MNCRRCGTPIEKPGDYCLTCNTANADAVVAEFESDRAHLTILDEDAVVGQTTVTTRPEEGERLSEVQLRNFAGRVADEIRRKRPETVYAAGERAPLRETRAQLHHEFYRVPDGGSSGRRGESTANGTRDGGAREDVSPVVAWVLDRRGDRSLAVVETPPREKIGGSHSTLIGDRKGRKAVQTVAEHPHVKKIVPGPIDAGGTGSRTGLRAKATRAGTNGNVRLLLRDGSSVQENRIVTTAMDRETGERVREDLNEALRDAELQDA; this is encoded by the coding sequence ATGAACTGCCGGCGGTGTGGCACCCCGATCGAGAAGCCGGGGGACTACTGTCTGACCTGCAACACCGCCAACGCCGACGCGGTCGTCGCCGAGTTCGAGAGCGACCGCGCGCACCTGACGATACTCGACGAGGACGCGGTCGTCGGCCAGACGACGGTCACCACGCGCCCGGAAGAGGGCGAGCGGCTGAGCGAGGTCCAGCTCCGGAACTTCGCCGGCCGCGTCGCCGACGAGATCCGACGGAAGCGCCCCGAGACCGTCTACGCAGCCGGCGAGCGTGCGCCGCTCCGCGAGACGCGCGCGCAGCTCCACCACGAGTTCTACCGCGTCCCAGACGGCGGTTCGAGCGGCCGACGCGGCGAATCGACCGCGAACGGCACGCGCGACGGCGGCGCTCGGGAAGACGTGAGTCCGGTCGTCGCGTGGGTCCTCGACCGCAGGGGCGACCGGTCGCTGGCGGTGGTCGAGACGCCGCCGCGGGAGAAAATCGGCGGGTCCCACTCGACGCTCATCGGCGACCGCAAGGGCCGGAAGGCCGTCCAGACCGTCGCGGAACACCCGCACGTCAAGAAGATCGTTCCCGGCCCCATCGACGCCGGCGGCACCGGGTCGCGGACGGGGCTCCGAGCGAAGGCGACGCGCGCGGGGACCAACGGAAACGTCCGGCTCCTCTTACGGGACGGCTCCAGCGTCCAAGAGAACCGGATCGTCACCACGGCGATGGACCGCGAGACCGGCGAGCGGGTCCGCGAGGACCTCAACGAGGCGCTCCGCGACGCCGAGCTTCAGGACGCGTAG
- a CDS encoding TRC40/GET3/ArsA family transport-energizing ATPase has product MDDIDVEPVDRVDEADDSVDAPETADSDTAVVSEAVADLPAGVDAPDYVLYGGKGGVGKTTMAAATGLASAAGGVRTLVVSTDPAHSLSDTYETEIPAEPAQICEDMPLYAAEIDPDAAVDEGMFGADADPLGGLGEMGDAMGGMGGDAEAPGDEGGLGDLLGGTMPGADEAAAMRQLLEYLDDPRFDRVVVDTAPTGHTLRLLQLPEIMDSMLGRVMKLRQRFSGMMDGIKGMFGGGDDDPDPSADLEALRERIERLRAVLRDPAKTDFRVVMIPEEMSVVESERLVARLDEFGIPVNTLVVNRVMEGVGDVTGGGATGIDPDWVVEPNPDSCEFCARRWDVQQNALREATDLFRGRDVKRVPLLANEVRGEAALRVVAACLS; this is encoded by the coding sequence ATGGACGACATCGACGTCGAGCCGGTTGACCGCGTCGACGAGGCGGACGACTCCGTCGACGCCCCCGAGACAGCGGACAGCGACACGGCGGTCGTCAGCGAAGCGGTCGCCGACCTCCCCGCGGGCGTCGACGCGCCGGACTACGTGCTGTACGGCGGGAAAGGCGGCGTCGGGAAGACGACGATGGCGGCCGCGACGGGGCTCGCCTCGGCTGCCGGGGGCGTCCGCACGCTCGTCGTCTCCACCGACCCCGCGCACTCGCTCTCGGACACCTACGAGACCGAGATCCCCGCCGAGCCGGCGCAGATATGCGAGGACATGCCGCTGTACGCGGCCGAGATCGACCCCGACGCCGCGGTCGATGAGGGGATGTTCGGTGCCGACGCTGACCCCCTCGGCGGACTCGGCGAGATGGGCGATGCGATGGGCGGGATGGGCGGTGACGCCGAGGCCCCGGGCGACGAAGGCGGCCTCGGCGACCTCCTCGGCGGGACGATGCCCGGTGCGGACGAGGCCGCGGCGATGCGCCAGCTCCTCGAATATCTCGACGACCCGCGGTTCGACCGCGTCGTCGTCGACACCGCGCCGACCGGGCACACCCTCCGGCTGCTCCAACTACCGGAGATCATGGACTCGATGCTCGGTCGCGTGATGAAGCTCCGCCAGCGCTTCTCCGGGATGATGGACGGGATCAAGGGGATGTTCGGCGGGGGCGACGACGACCCCGACCCCTCTGCGGACCTCGAAGCGCTGCGCGAGCGCATCGAGCGACTGCGCGCCGTCCTCCGGGACCCGGCGAAGACCGACTTCCGCGTCGTGATGATCCCCGAGGAGATGAGCGTCGTCGAGTCCGAGCGGCTCGTCGCGCGCCTCGACGAGTTCGGCATTCCGGTGAACACGCTGGTCGTCAACCGCGTGATGGAGGGCGTCGGCGACGTGACCGGCGGGGGTGCGACCGGAATCGACCCCGACTGGGTGGTCGAGCCGAACCCCGACAGCTGCGAGTTCTGTGCGCGTCGGTGGGACGTCCAGCAGAACGCGCTCCGGGAGGCGACCGACCTGTTCCGCGGCCGCGACGTGAAGCGGGTCCCGCTGCTCGCGAACGAGGTGCGCGGCGAGGCGGCGCTGCGGGTCGTCGCCGCCTGTCTGAGCTGA